The Rugosibacter aromaticivorans region GCCGGATTGCCAACCACCAGCACTTTCACATTGCGTGAGGCAACTTCATTGAGTGCTTTGCCTTGCTCGATGAAAATCTTGGCATTTTCCATCAGCAGGTCTTTGCGTTCCATGCCGGGACCACGGGGCTTGGCGCCAACCAATAAAGCGTAATCAGCCTCTTTAAATGCTACCTTGGGATCATCCGTGCCCACCATGCCAACCAAGGTGGGGAAGGCACAATCATCGAGCTCCATCATCACGCCTTTGAGCGCGGCCTGGGCTTTTTCCATGGGCAGTTCAAGCATTTGCAGGATTACTGGTTGATCTTTGCCCAGCATCTCACCCGCAGCAATGCGAAAGATCAGCGCGTAACCGATTTGGCCGGCAGCACCGGTGATTGCAATACGAACGGGGGTTTTGGTCATAATGAGTGCTCCAATAGGTAAGGGAAGTAAAAAGTGTGTGAAGAGAAAGCGTTAAATAAAATGAATATCGGTTGAATTTAAGTCTTGGCCTCTAAGCTTGGGTGATGGCGATAATGACCATGTAACCTTTGTTCAACAGTGGCGTTTGCAAAAGCGTTTTACGCCAGGGCCAATACTTTTCAAGCGTGAAATAGTAATTTGGATATGACACCTTGTCAATATCTATCATATGTCTTATATATGATATAAGTATAAGTCTAGACGCCGCTTGGAAAATATGTTCAAATCCATTTCATGAATAAAAGCGCCGTCTTGTCATCGCCGACTTTTAGCCCGCTTTATCGCCAGATAAAAGCGCTGCTAGTGCAGCAGCTTCAGTCGGGTGAGTGGCATCCGGGTGAGGTGATTCCGAGCGAGACTGAGCTTGCGGTTCGGTTCTCGGTCAGCCAAGGCACGGTGCGTAAAGCCGTTGATGAGCTAGCTGCAGAACACTTGCTGGTGCGCCGTCAAGGCAAGGGTACATTTGTCGCTAGCCACGATGACCCGCGCGCATTTTTTCGCTTTTTGCGCTTGATGCCAATCAATGGGGAGATACAGCAAGCCAAGAGTATTCCGCTGGAATGCTGGCGTGCGAAAGCCGGCCCGGAGGCCTCGCGCATGTTGGCGATCAAGGTGGGTGACCCTATCACCGTGGTGCGTCGCGTGCTGCAGTTTGCAGAAAAACCCACTGTGGTCGATGAGATTTATTTGCCGGGCGCAATATTCGGGGCCATAACCCTGGACATGCTGCGTGATTACCAGGGTTCGCTATATAGTTTTTTTGAAGATCGTTTTGGGGTGCGCATGGTGCGCGCTGAGGAGCGTCTGCGTGCCGTGGCTGCTGATCGGTCGAGTGCCGAGTTGCTCCATGTGGCAGAAGGTAGCCCGCTGTTATCGGTCGAGCGCCTGAGTTTTTCCTATGCCGACAAGCCTGTGGAATGGCGGCGTGGGTTGTATTCCACACAAGAGCATTGTTATTTCAATGAGCTTGGGTAAGCTAACGTCGCTGGATAACTTGTTACTCGGCGACAATGTCCGTATTTAGAAAGGGGATAGCATCACATGTCAGCGTTAAATGAACAGAAAAAACAGCGTCCAAGGTTTTTGGACCTGACCGTCATACGCCTGCCACTGGCGGGATATGCATCCATTCTTCATCGCGTGAGCGGTGCCGGGTTATTTTTGATGTTGCCATTACTCATATGGCTGCTCGAGTTATCCCTGAGTGCAACACCGGATAGTCTGGCGCTGTTTGAAAAAATCACTGGAAGTGTTTTAGTCAGACTTGTTCTGTTGGGTTTGATCTGGGCTTTTTTACATCACTTCTGCATGGGTTTGCGCATTTTGCTGATTGATATTCATGTTGGGGTGGAAAAACAGCAGGCGCGGTCTTCCGCGATGGCTGTCATGGTGGTCAGCCTGTCATTGACGCTGGCATTTGGCCTCAAACTTTTTGGAGTTTATTAAGATGAGTCGTCTGGTCGTGGGTGCCCATTATGGGTTAAAAGACTGGCTGGCGCAGCGCATTACCGCTGTGCTAATGGCTATTTATACCCTGGTTATTTTTGCGGCAGTTTTAGCGGGGGCTGCAAGTTCGCATGAGGCCTGGCGAGGCTTCATGGGGCATGGCGTGGTGCGTTTTGTCACCTTTCTGTTCATTCTTAGCCTGGGCTACCATGCGTGGGTTGGTGTGCGTGATATCTGGATGGACTACATCAAGCCCACAAGCGTTCGCATCATGTTACATGTCCTGACATTGC contains the following coding sequences:
- a CDS encoding GntR family transcriptional regulator, whose amino-acid sequence is MNKSAVLSSPTFSPLYRQIKALLVQQLQSGEWHPGEVIPSETELAVRFSVSQGTVRKAVDELAAEHLLVRRQGKGTFVASHDDPRAFFRFLRLMPINGEIQQAKSIPLECWRAKAGPEASRMLAIKVGDPITVVRRVLQFAEKPTVVDEIYLPGAIFGAITLDMLRDYQGSLYSFFEDRFGVRMVRAEERLRAVAADRSSAELLHVAEGSPLLSVERLSFSYADKPVEWRRGLYSTQEHCYFNELG
- the sdhD gene encoding succinate dehydrogenase, hydrophobic membrane anchor protein; protein product: MSRLVVGAHYGLKDWLAQRITAVLMAIYTLVIFAAVLAGAASSHEAWRGFMGHGVVRFVTFLFILSLGYHAWVGVRDIWMDYIKPTSVRIMLHVLTLLALVGYAGWAIQIIWRL
- the sdhC gene encoding succinate dehydrogenase, cytochrome b556 subunit, with product MSALNEQKKQRPRFLDLTVIRLPLAGYASILHRVSGAGLFLMLPLLIWLLELSLSATPDSLALFEKITGSVLVRLVLLGLIWAFLHHFCMGLRILLIDIHVGVEKQQARSSAMAVMVVSLSLTLAFGLKLFGVY